The genomic window CGAAAATGGCACCGGTGTTTTAGCACGCCGAGTGTCTATAGGCATAAGCGTTTTATACCTGCTAGATGGCACTAACCGGGGTTACCAGGTAACGAAATGGTAGGAAGGATTGTTGTCAACAAACGTGCTGCAGTGCTTATGGAACTTGCTGCAGTGCTTACGGAATTTGTCTGAGGCGGACAGCATCTGGATTCATTGCCTGCCAATTCTCACGTACAGTAGGTGgcaatattgattttctttaccttGTATGACTAATTCTGCCATCGAGCTGCGAATCTCACGTGTAGCATTTTTTGTGGTGCACCAAAGTTTAGCTCCGTTAAAGAACGGGTTTCCTCGTAGAGTTAGCGTCTGTTGATTGTTACTTAATGACAGCAGGTTCTTGTCTAATTCATGAGTAGTTACATTACTGCTCCACACTTTACAGTCATCGCAATCACGGGTAAACAACTGCCAGACGGTAGTTGCCGTCTCCAAACGCGAGCTTGGGCTGCAAGTTATGCTGACTTTTGAATTTAAGGCAATTGGTAGCTTTGTTGTGTTATTATTGAGAGAAAAGGTCGAACTGTTGTTTGGCCAATTATTGACGCTATTTGCGGCACAGTTTCCTAAGATACACTGAATTGCAAGAACGCAGATGAAAATGGTAGTACCTTGTATGCTGAGAGAAATTCTCCGGTGAGCGTTCTTATAACCACATTCAAAAACACTGACGCTGTATAATACTGCAGGATCTGCAACAATTTGCAGAACGGTTCGGTTTATTATTTGTGCTACAGAGTGCTTCGCAGTGTCGTTGCCATGTATTGTGTATATTGGAATATCCGAAACGTATGGAGTAAATAGCCATGACGGGAGTTCTCCTTCAAAGGGGCAGTGAAGATTGACACGCTCGCACAATTCAAGGCTTTCTCTCCCCTGGGAGCTAAAAGGGGGTAGCGTAAGACTTCGTACCTTTTGGCCGTAAGTACCATCCCATTCTAATACAGCATCAACCTGTTATCTTAGATATGTGAGAGAGATGAACGACTTACTCGAGACTGTAAGCAAAGCGGTAAGCCAGAGACAGACGACCTTCATATCTCGTCACAGCGATCGCAGAGCTAGCTTCAACTGCCAGTGAGTGAGCGGATATAGATAGAGGTGAGAAGATCCTCCTCTATCATTCACAAGGACGCGGTAATTAGGACGGATTGTCTCTAGGTTAATCCGGCTACAAGTGCAAGCGAGAAAGCGGCTAAATCTATCGTGTTTCTGACCAACGGTTCGTGTCTCTAAAGCTTGCAACATCCTTCATACGGAAGTCGTTCGAAAGATGCTCcccttttcgtcttcttggAGAAAAGCAGACAGGGTCGTTTCCTAATCCAtgggaaaagaagagaaatgatTAGGATGGGCGGACGACAGGAAATCGTTTACCGTGTCTCCGACCGCTGGAGACGCGCTGAAATTGCGCTCCAGCGACGTTTTCTTGGCCTCGGATGGGGGACTCCGGTCCTGGTTATCAGTTTCATCTATTCCGTCTATTGGTTTTTCTGCCTGGTCACCGCCCTTCagttcttcgttttctgtcttctcctcttctttgttttttcctTCGTCCTGCTGCTCTCCTCCTTCACCCTTcacttctttgttttctgtcttctgctcttctttgatttttcctTCGTCAGATTGCTGCTCTCCTTCAGCCTTTagttcttcgttttctgtctTCTGCTGTTCGTTTGATCCATCGTCCTTCTTCTCTCCTTCCCCTAtttgctcgtttttctcgtttgcgATCAgagtttccttttcttcttcttgacaGTGCTCCCCCTGCCCCTCTTCTGCTTGACCGAAAGAGGCCAGCTTTGGCAAATTCTGATATCGATTTTTATCCTCGCAAAACCCCGGGGCAATGATCATTTCTTCGTTTGCttcaacgatttcttctAATGCTTTCAAGCTGAGTCAACATACCAGGTAGTCAATCAACTAGCTCACTCGTTATACTCACCTGTAAATCCCAAATCTTGGATGGTCTTTTCGATGCCTTTTTCCTGGTTCTATAAATTAAGAAAGCGCTATTACTAGGAGAATCAATTGCTATGTTGGCTTGGCTCGCACTTGTCCTGGAACGTCTTAAACAATATGAGGCAGTAAGGAGTATGACTATAAAGAGAACCACTACGACAACAGCAATGACGACGTATATCCACCAATTATCTAAAAATCGGAGTCAATGGTGAGTTCTATTCGCTTTGCTTGCAAGCGATTGAAAAGTAGTACCGGAAGCCGATTCTCTTGGCTCATTCGAAGTTGCCGGGGTTGGTGTGTTCGTGGGCATCGTCGAAGTTTCTGCATTATTATCTGAAGTTGGTGCGTTGTTCGTAGGCATCAAAAAAGGTGACATGCACTGTTGCAGTACCATCATTAGTCGTTGAGCCACTGCCTGTAGCATCAAATTCTGTTGGCGCAGTGATTGACGGAGCAGCAGGGACATTTGACGTTGCTGCATCATCTGTTATCGGTTTCTCTGCAGATCCCCCTTTCAAAAGTTTATTTTATGCCTGTGCTAAGAGCAAGTGGCATGCACTGCTGCAATCAATGTACCGTTAGTCGCCTCTGTTGTAGTCGTAGGCGTCACATTCATTGGCATCTCTATGCCGCTAGGAGGAACGCTTGTATTTGAGTCAGTAGTTGCGTTAACATTCACTGCAGCTACACCGAAGTTTCAATATTATAAATTttgtttaatatttatttagacTACTTGTGCTAGGAGTAGGTGGCACCGTTGTACTGCCATTAGAAAAGACGCCTGTGGTCGCGTTAGCGTTTACTGTAGCTGACACTGTCATGCAGACAAGTCTACGTTTTAATTGTTTACTTTGCTAAGAATGACTCACCTGCATCTGTGCTGCTATTGGAGGCAGTGGGAACGTTCCTAGGCACTGGCGCTGTTGCAATCACTGTTAAAAGTTTATGTATGGTAAACGCCGATAAGTATGCATGCCTGTGCTAGGAGTAGACGTATGAGGATAGGGGGTCGTAGTCGCGTTAGTATTCACTGTAGAAAATAGTCAAATTTTAGGCGAATGTCTTCTAATATCTATGTAGATTACTTGTGCTAAGAGCCGGTGACACTGTTGTAGTTGAGTTGGTGGTAGTCACGTTAGCGTGAGATGTAGTCGGTATGTTTGTCACTGGCGATGATGCCACAGGCACTATTATTAAAGTTTCAGGCATATTAATACGTTTATATTTATCTAGAGTACCTGTGCTAGAAGTAGGCAACATTGCAGTACCATCAGTAGAGATGTTTGCTAAGTCAGTAGTCGCGTTTACTGACACTGTCACAAACGTGTCTGATAAATGCAGACAGGTGTACCTCTCTAATAAATGCCTTACTTGTGCTATTAGTAGTGGGTGACGGTACTGTTCTACTAGAAGAAGTGTTTGCTGCGGTCGACATACTCGTGGCCTCAGTAGTAGTTGCATTTGGAGAACGTGTCGCCTCTGTGATGGGTTAATTAGCAAATCGTATAGCTTATGATATCTGTAACGTGTAGTCGTATTTGTGTTAGGGGAGGTTCCGTTTGCGCCCTCGGTAGTTTCTACAATAACAGTAGATCATAAATGGTAACGCTTACGCGTAGAGCAGTCTACCACTGGTCGACTGTATGATAGCAGACGCAGTTGGTATCCTAGTCGTTGAAGAAGTTACTTTTGTTGACGGAAACGCAGTAGGTGTCGCTAAATGTGTATTTGTCCGTGAAACAACCTATATACTGCACATGATTTTACTAGATATCTTGGTTTCATTGGTTCTACTAGATTCCGTACTGGAGTCAGTTGTGCTAGCTAAGCACGGTTGTGTTACGGCACACATTAGAACGTCATAGAATTATGCCTACCGTTTGTCGttttggaagacgacgatctcgtgAACGCTGTGGTGGAATTGAGTTTGTTTGAAGGCTCGGTTGTAGTCACTTGTGAAATGGCTTAGTCGCACTGGATATTAGCTATGACGTGGCGTAACTCACCGCTACTAGAAGGTTGTATAGTAGAAGGCCGTGCCGCTACGCCTGATGGTGTCACCCCTGAACGATCAGTATTCAAGCATTAAAGCGCATCAGAAACGTACTCGCTGTAGGTGTCGTCCCGTTGGACCCAATAGCGTAGACGGAACAGCATAGCGTGCAAAGACTCAGAATGAAACACCGGAGAGCGGTCATACCGTGTCTCTACGAGATTGCCTGTATACAGTATGGAATCAAACGAAAGCCACTGGCGTCCAGTCGCTTTCGTTGATAATTTACCATTTCACGGAAAGAAATGGTCCTGGAGGCAGTTTCACATCCTTATCCGCGTCCTCGAAATTGACCCCACCTCGGTCCGTTGATAAAGCATCTGTCTCTAGGATAGGCCACTGGACGAATCGCTTACCGCGTTTACGTCTCAGTCCGGCGTCTAACGGAAAGTACGTCACTGCTCGTGTCACTGGTGCAATCGTAAAGTACTCTGCACAAATTTTATCGACAATCAATTGAAGAGCATCCTTCGACATTCACTTTAGTCACTTCTTTATGCTTTGTGCAGGCCATGCAACTCTTTTCAATTCATTTTACTCGTAAGAGAGTTGGATTGTTGTTTGCTTCTTAGCTGGTGACGATCAAGACGGAGGCATATTCTGCTCCTACGGTTTCCGTCACCTCTTTCTTTGTTGAAGCGTACAACGAGCTAAATTCCATTTCAATTTCAGTTGGAGCTTCTTCTATGTTATCTTTTTGGATAGTTCTTCTAAAAGGACACTGATTTTGCTTGCGTCAATTGAGCTGCAAACCTTCGGCTAAGGAAAAAGTAGTAAATTGCTAGAGATCCGACGAATACAAGTAGACCGGCCAGAACTCCAACGGCGGCATTAGATCCAGTGCAGTTGTCACCATCTGCCAACAAAGAAGGTCTGTACTAGAAAATCAGTTAGTTTTATTCGCTTTGCTTGCAAGCGATCATCTAGTAGTACCGGAAGGCGATTTTCTTGGCTTATTCGAAGTTGCTGCGATTGGCGTGTTCGTGGGCATCGTCGAAGTTTCTGCATTATTATCTGAAGTTGGTGCGTTGTTCGTAGGCATCAAAAAAGGTGACATGCACTGTTGCAGTACCATCATTAGTCGTTGAGCCACTGCCTGTAGCATCAAATTCTGTTGGCGCAGTGATTGACGGAGCAGCAGGGACATTTGACGTTGCTGCATCATCTGTTATCGGTTTCTCTGCAAATCCCCCTTTCAAAAGTTTATTTTATGCCTGTGCTAAGAGCAGGTGGCATGCACTGCTGCAATCAATGTACCGTTAGTCGCCTCTGTTGTAGTCGTAGGCGTCACATTCATTGGCATCTCTATGCCGCTAGGAGGAACGCTTGTATTTGAGTCAGTAGTTGCGTTAACATTCACTGCAGCTACACCGAAGTTTCAATATTATAAATTttgtttaatatttatttagacTACTTGTGCTAGGAGTAGGTGGCACCGTTGTACTGCCATTAGAAAAGACGCCTGTGGTCGCGTTAGCGTTTACTGTAGCTGACACTGTCATGCAGACAAGTCTACGTTTTAATTGTTTACTTTGCTAAGAATGACTCACCTGCATCTGTGCTGCTATTGGCAGTGGGAACGTTCCTAGGCACTGGCGCTGTTGCAATCACTGTTAAAAGTTTATGTATGGTAAACGCCGATAAGTATGCATGCCTGTGCTAGGAGTAGACGTACCATGAGGATAGGAGGGGGTCGTAGTCGCGTTAGTATTCACTGTAGAAAATAGTCAAATTTTAGGCGAATGTCTTCTAATATCTATGTAGATTACTTGTGCTAAGAGCCGGTGACACTGTTGTAGTTGAGTTGGTGGTAGTCACGTTAGCGTGAGATGTAGTCGGTATGTTTGTCACTGGCGATGATGCCACAGGCACTATTATTAAAGTTTCAGGCATATTAATACGTTTATATTTATCTAGAGTACCTGTGCTAGAAGTAGGCAACATTGCAGTACCATCAGTAGAGATGTTTGCTAAGTCAGTAGTCGCGTTTACTGACACTGTCACAAACGTGTCTGATAAATGCAGACAGGTGTACCTCTCTAATAAATGCCTTACTTGTGCTATTAGTAGTGGGTGACGGTACTGTTCTACTAGAAGAAGTGTTTGCTGCGGTCGACATACTCGTGGCCTCAGTAGTAGTTGCATTTGGAGAACGTGTCGCCTCTGTGATGGGTTAATTAGCAAATCGTATAGCTTATGATATCTGTAACGTGTAGTCGTATTTGTGTTAGGGGAGGTTCCGTTTGCGCCCTCGGTAGTTTCTACAATAACAGTAGATCATAAATGGTAACGCTTACGCGTAGAGCAGTCTACCACTGGTCGACTGTATGATAGCAGACGCAGTTGGTATCCTAGTCGTTGAAGAAGTTACTTTTGTAGACGGAAACGCAGTAGGTGTCGCTAAATGTGTATTTGTCCGTGAAACAACctatatactgtacatgattTTACTAGATATCTTGGTTTCATTGGTTCTACTAGATTCCGTACTGGAGTCAGTTGTGCTAGCTAAGCACGGTTGTGTTACGGCACACATTAGAACGTCATAGAATTATGCCTACCGTTTGTCAttttggaagacgacgacctCGTGAACGCCGTGGTGGAATTGAGTTTGTTTGAGGGCTCGGTTGTAGTCACTTGTGAAATATTAGCTATGACGTGGCGTAACTCACCGCTACTAGAAGGTTGTATAGTAGAAGGCCGTGTCGCTACGCCTGATGGTGTCACCCCTGAACGATCAGCATTCAAGTATTCAAGCGCATCAGAAACGTACTCGCTGTAGGTGTCGTCCCGTTGGACCCAATAGCGTAGACGGAACAGCATAGCGTGCAAAGACTCAGAATGAAGCACCGGAGAGCGGTCATACGTGTCTCTACAAGATTGCCTGTATACAGTATGAAATCAAACGAAAGCCACTGGCGTCCAGTCGCTTTCGTTGATAATTTACCATTTCACGGAAAGAAATTGTCCTGGAGGCAGTTTCACATCCTTATCCGCGTCCTCGAAATTGACCCCACCTCGGTCCGTTGATAAAGCATCCGTCTCTAGGATAGGCCACTGGACGAATCGCTTACCGCGTTTACGTCTCAGCCCGGCGTCTAACGGAAAGTACGTCACTGCTCGTGCCACTGGTGCAATCGTAAAGTACACCGCACAATTTTATCAACAATCAATTGAAGAGCATCCTTCGACATTCACTTTAGTCACTTCTTTATGCTTTGTGCAGGCCATGCGACTTTTTCTCTCAATTCATTTTACTCGTAAGAGAGTTGAATTGTTGTTCACCTTCTTAGCTGGCGACGATCAAGACGGAGGCATATTCTGCTCCTACGGTTTCCTTCACCTCTTTCTTTGTTGAAGCGTACAACGAGCTAAATTCCATTTCAATATCAGTTGGAGCTTCTTCTATGTCATCTTTTTGGCTAGCTCTTGCTTGCTTCAATTGAGCTGCAAACCTTCGGctaaggaaaaagaagtaaACCGCTAGAGATCCGACGAGTACAAGTAGACCGGCCAGAACTCCAATAGCAGCATTAGAATCAGTGCTGCTGTCATAGTCTGCCGACAAAGACGGTCAGTACTAGAAAATCCGTACCCAATTCTCTAAATAAAGACCTAAGGTAAGGCGGTGTTTGATAAAGTATGTACATATTATATAGGAGACTATTAGAGGTTTACGGTTAGTCCATTACGAACCGTTCGTACAACAAAGAACGGATACTACGGAGGCACTGTAGGTAGTATTTCAAAGCTTACTCGGCGTAAACATTGCTGAAGGCGTATAGGCAGAAGACGGTATAACTGTTACTCGTGTTGGCGTGACGGCATAGATGCACCCGTCAGATTGCGGATCTAAATTGTAGTAATTATCAAGAAGGTATTGTAGGTCCTGTTTCAAAGCTTACTCGGTGTAAACGTTGCTAAAGGCGTATAAGCAGAAGACGGTATAACTATTACTCGTGTTGGCGTTACCAAACCAGAGTCTTTTGCTGTCGTTGAAGCTGCGATACATACGATAGCAAACAATGCATTCATGGTGCTAAATGGGGTTACCTGAAAGCGTTGTAGTTGCGGCAAGAGAGCTTGTTTTCAATAAGCTTGTAGCAGTGCTAATCATAGGCATAGAACTTGGCAGTACTGAATTGCCTGAGAGATTAATTTCTAAGCAATTTTGGTATGGCTTTGAAAGGGGTTCTTACTTAGAAGCACCAAAGTAATCGTTGGGGTTGGGGTCCATGAGACTGCTGCAGTGCTGACAGCATTTTCTGTCTTGGAGGTAGAAATTTGGCTGAACCAATAACCTAAAGTGTATGTTCTGGGCCCATATTTGACATAGCGCTGAATGACATTTACTTAGAAGCGTAGGAGCAATTGTTGCTTTTGTGGGTACCGAACCACGTGAAGTGTCTATAGGCGTAAGCATTTTAGACATGCTAGACGGCACTAACCGGGGTTACCAGGTAACGAAATGGTAGGAAGGATTGTTGTCAACAAACTTGCTGCAGCAGTGCTTATGGAATTTGTCTGAGGTGGACAGCATCTGGATTCATTGCCTGAAAATTCTCACGTACAGTAGGTGgcaatattgattttctttaccttGTATGACTAATTCTGCCAACGAGCTGCGAATCTCACGTGTAGCATTTTTTGTGATGCACCAAAGTTTAGCTCCGTTAAAGAACGGGTTTCCTCGTAGAGTTAGCGTCTGTTGATTGTTACTTAATGACAGCAGGTTCTTGTCTAATTCATGAGTAGTTACATTACTGCTCCACACTTTACAGTCATCGCAATCACGGGTAAACAACTGCCAGACGGTAGTTGCCGTCTCCAAACGCGAGCTTGGGCTGCAAGTTATGCTGACTTTTGAATTTAAGGCAATTGGTAGCTTTGTTGTGTTATTATtgagagaaaaagtcgaacTGTTGTTTGGCCAATTATTGACGCTATTTGCGGCACAGTTTCCTAAGATACACTGAATTGCAAGAACGCAGATGAAAATGGTAGTACCTTGTATGCTGAGAGAAATTCTCCGGTAAGCGTTCTTATAACCACATTCAAAAACACTGACGCTGTATAATACTGCAGGATCTGCAACAATTTGCAGAACGGTTCTGTTTATTATTTGTGCTACAGAGTGCTTCGCAGTGTCGTTGCCATGTATTGTGTATATTGGAATATCCGAAACGTATGGAGTAAATAGCCATGACGGGAGTTCTCCTTCAAAGGGGCAGTGAAGATTGACACGCTCGCACAATTCAAGGCTTTCTCTCCCCTGGGAGCTAAAAGGGGGTAGCGTAAGACTTCGTACCTCTTGGCCGTAAGTACCATCCCATTCTAGTGCAACTGTTCTCTTAGATATGTGAGAGAGATGAACGACTTACTCGAGACTGTAAGCAAAACGGTAAGGCAGAGATCGACGATCTTCATATCTCGTCACAGCGATTGTAGAGCGAACTTCAACTGCCAGTGATCGAGTGAGCGgatatagatagatagatagaagTGAGAAGATCCCCCTAACCCCTAACCCAAGGAATTAAGCGGTAATTAGGACGGATTGTCTTTAGGTTGGTTAATCCGTCTACAGCTGCAAGCGAGAAAGCGGCTACGTCTGCCGTGTCTCTCACTGGGGGTTCATAAAGTTTCACAAAAGCTGCAACATCCTTCATACAGAAGTTGTTAGAAAACTTCTTCTCCTGCAAGAAAAGCAGCTCAGGTCGTCTCCTAAACCAGTACAGATTGGCCCTCTTGCTGAACCTAGCCTTCTATATACATGTACGTGTAGCTTCTTCTATATAGTCTACGCTACAGGTCCTGTCCCGTTGGGCTCAATAGCGTGGACGGAACAGCTAGCATATTGTGCAGAGAGACTCAGAAAGAAGCATGCACCGGAGTGCGGTCTCACTTGTCTCTACAGACTACGGATTCGAAGAAAGATCTCTAGTCGCTTTCGTCCAATTCGCAGAAGAAAACGGTCTACCTACTGATAAGCAATAAAGTTTCACATCCTCATCCGCGTTCGCGAAGCAAGCAGAATGCCCAAAGCCTACCTGTAAGCTATTTCACAGTCCCTACGTTCTAAGCAATCAGCGTACATCCTTATGAGCGAAAAAATACGCGGATGTTGTCAACTTCTGCATTCATAAATCGTCATCGAAACCGACgtcaagaaaaacgtcaaatcCATCTCTGGTCGTCGTACCGGATTCTTTGAAGACGTACCGGTAAAACGTCCCATTGTCGCACAAAGCTAAACCCGCCCATTATTAATAACGATATTTCTCAGCCAAAatctgattaattaactaattaatacTACGAATATTTCAAAGTGCCCCCCGTACGTATTTTAATACTCACCTATTACGGCATTCGAATGGGTGAACATGCACTTGCACATGCAGTCGATTGGCACGGAAAACTGCGCGAGACCCCACTGCGAAGCGGAATACTGCGCAAGGAGTCCAAGATTGGGtagccttaattaaaacacCCGTATTCTCAAGGCGTCATAATCAATCGCCCCGCCCACCCACCCACCTGGATTTTCTATTGAGGGTCTGGTCTCTCAGCGCGAATATATGAACGGTTCCCTTATCGCTCGACGCGCACAGATAGTCGTCACTGGGACTAAAACTAATGCTACGAAGGCAAAACTGACTCTCTATCCAAGATATTCCCTCTGCTGTACCAGTGAAATCTAGCCGTGTCCGAGCCGCGTCGAAACTCGACTTTCTTATCCCCCGTAGTCGTATCGAAGACGCGAATGAGCGTGCCCTGGACTCGCGAGGGTCAGGACTAGAGCGCAAAGGCGTACGAACGCGAAGACTTGCCTTTATGGACGCCGTTGCTACCATCGTTCCTTTGACGTTGAATGAAATGCACGCCAATTGACTCTTGTGAGCCCATATCTCCTGTCTGGCGTGCCGCGCTCGACCCAACGTCAGAGAATCCTAGGAGATTgtcagaaaatcgaattctATGATTCGATAATCGTACCAATACGGCGAGAACACCGGGTCTCGGTGCCGGAAAGGCAATCAGATCGCGACTCGAACTGCTACATATTTCACATAAGCCTAAACGTCCTATATAGTCAATACCTCCAGAGAAACCGATTCACACTAGCGACGCAACGTAACCGAACATAAGAACTCTTCCCTGATTGGTCGCctgcctttgtgacatcactctccttgacgtcactctcctcgaccatatttggaagtTACTTATGTATGAGTCTCTAGTGTGAATGggctgttttttcttctctctacctaaacgattcgacgccgtctgAACGGTTTTTAATAGCTGAGGTTCCTTCGATAATCTGTACACGCAAATCTGCTCCTGAAACGTGGCAGCCAATCGGCAGCCAGTCGTCCCGTCTCGATAGAGACGAACCGATTTGACGGGCAGTTCGAAATTGAATTGCAAAATAATCTTCTTCCTGACGTCATCCCAAATATGCACTACAGTACACATATACACGATGACGtgattatgacgtcatgattTTACGACCAACCTTGTTTCTCGGCGAATTTCGGCGCTTGACCGCCGCCCACGAAGGCGAGAAGGTTCGTGCGTCGTAGCATGTCGACGTGCTTCACGGCGCCGACTTCGTCGAATCCTTTTCGAGCGCGCCGATAACGACAACGCGATCTGTTTAGCGCAAGCGAGCTCTGGCGACGCTAGAATGCTCACCGATGAGGGTTTTTCGCGTCAGCGGGTCGATCGTGTACACGCGAATGCCGTTTTCCATTCCGCATACGAAACAAGCTGCGGAGAAGTCGTGCGTGGAAATATTCGTGTCAGTGGACTTTGGACGTTGTTTTTACTTTGATCTTCGTTGAATCGAATGTCCAGAACCTTGCCTTTGCCTTCCATTTATCGAGGTTTGTTTTGCTGTAGCGTGCGCTAAACAGCTCGCGTTTTAACGTTTTGCGCTTACTTTCATCACGGATACTAGTGTCCGTGCTTTCATGGCCATGCTACGTTGGCAAACCGTTCTCAATTGCTACGTCGCGAACGGAAAACCTATGCGGGGCCCCTTTGGAAAACTCGTCGCTCGCACGCTCGATTCGAAGCCCCCGTCGAGAGACCTGCTATCGGCACTGAAGGAGATCGAAAAGCAAAGTCAACCGAGTCAAAAAGATCGaccgaacgacgcgaaacggcTACGAGAAATCCTCGCCAGCGCCACCGTCATAAAATCGCGTCCCCGCCCACCCCCTACGTCATCATCTCAGCcatcaacgtcatcgtcatcgtcgttttccaaGGAATCGTTCACGTGGGAAACGGCTCCGCCTCTCGGCATCTTCGAcccaaaaatatttcaaaatctCGAAGAaccaaaatcgacgagacaACCTCCAGCAGCGGAAGTGGATCGTCAGAAGCGAATAGCCGCGTTGAATCGATCGCAGACGGAAAATCCTTGGGATAAGGAGATgcacgacgaggaggagggtCCGACCGCGTGGACGTATCCAGTGGATAGCGATCGATttcacttcgacgagaaagacgttgGTTTTACGGAGCACGTTCATCTGGAGTATTTGCTGGACGATCTGCCCAAAGTCGGGCCAGTGCGACGGTTCATGGAGttggtcgtcgtcggcttgcAAAAGAATCCGTACGTGCCCGTGGCGGAGAAACGAGAGCACGTGGAATGGCTGAAGAAGTACTTAGTAGAGAAACATGTGCGTGGTAGTACATAGGTGACGTTTATATTATGATTAAAGTCCTACTAACACTAGAATCTACACGTgcttaattattattatttatttatttatttcagcagccacgtgattttttgtcACATTGGCTTGCAGAAAAATCCGTACGTGTCTGTCCGCGAGGACATAGATTAGCTGAAGAGGTACCTGTTCATGGTAGTACGTAGGTGACATTTACCTACAcgtgcttaattaattattattcatttatttccCAACCACGTGATTTTTGTCATGAAGTACTTAGTATACATAGgtgaaatttattatttatttctccaatcacgtgatttttgtTATGCATTGGCTTGCAAAAGAATCTTAGTAGAGAAACATGCGCATGGTAGTACATAGGTGACGTTTATATTATGATTAAAGTCCTGCACTAGAACCTACGCGTgcttaattattatttatttattttaccaaccacgtgattttttgtcACATCGGCTTGCAGAAAAATCCGTACGTGTCTGTCCGCGAGGACGTAGAATAGCTGAAGAGGTACCTGTTTAGCATGGTAGTACGTAGGTGACATTTACCTACAcgtgcttaattaattattatttatttatttc from Oscarella lobularis chromosome 1, ooOscLobu1.1, whole genome shotgun sequence includes these protein-coding regions:
- the LOC136196769 gene encoding mucin-21-like isoform X3, with amino-acid sequence MRHGMTALRCFILSLCTLCCSVYAIGSNGTTPTASVAARPSTIQPSSSVTTTEPSNKLNSTTAFTRSSSSKTTNASTTDSSTESSRTNETKISTTPTAFPSTKVTSSTTRIPTASAIIQSTSETTEGANGTSPNTNTTTQATRSPNATTTEATSMSTAANTSSSRTVPSPTTNSTMSVNATTDLANISTDGTAMLPTSSTVPVASSPVTNIPTTSHANVTTTNSTTTVSPALSTMNTNATTTPYPHTSTPSTAPVPRNVPTASNSSTDAVSATVNANATTGVFSNGSTTVPPTPSTTAVNVNATTDSNTSVPPSGIEMPMNVTPTTTTEATNGGSAEKPITDDAATSNVPAAPSITAPTEFDATGSGSTTNDDNNAETSTMPTNTPTPATSNEPRESASDNWWIYVVIAVVVVVLFIVILLTASYCLRRSRTKPGKRHRKDHPRFGIYSLKALEEIVEANEEMIIAPGFCEDKNRYQNLPKLASFGQAEEGQGEHCQEEEKETLIANEKNEQIGEGEKKDDGSNEQQKTENEELKAEGEQQSDEGKIKEEQKTENKEVKGEGGEQQDEGKNKEEEKTENEELKGGDQAEKPIDGIDETDNQDRSPPSEAKKTSLERNFSASPAVGDTETTLSAFLQEDEKGSIFRTTSV
- the LOC136196769 gene encoding mucin-21-like isoform X1, coding for MRHGMTALRCFILSLCTLCCSVYAIGSNGTTPTARVTPSGVAARPSTIQPSSSVTTTEPSNKLNSTTAFTRSSSSKTTNASTTDSSTESSRTNETKISTTPTAFPSTKVTSSTTRIPTASAIIQSTSETTEGANGTSPNTNTTTQATRSPNATTTEATSMSTAANTSSSRTVPSPTTNSTMSVNATTDLANISTDGTAMLPTSSTVPVASSPVTNIPTTSHANVTTTNSTTTVSPALSTMNTNATTTPYPHTSTPSTAPVPRNVPTASNSSTDAVSATVNANATTGVFSNGSTTVPPTPSTTAVNVNATTDSNTSVPPSGIEMPMNVTPTTTTEATNGGSAEKPITDDAATSNVPAAPSITAPTEFDATGSGSTTNDDNNAETSTMPTNTPTPATSNEPRESASDNWWIYVVIAVVVVVLFIVILLTASYCLRRSRTKPGKRHRKDHPRFGIYSLKALEEIVEANEEMIIAPGFCEDKNRYQNLPKLASFGQAEEGQGEHCQEEEKETLIANEKNEQIGEGEKKDDGSNEQQKTENEELKAEGEQQSDEGKIKEEQKTENKEVKGEGGEQQDEGKNKEEEKTENEELKGGDQAEKPIDGIDETDNQDRSPPSEAKKTSLERNFSASPAVGDTETTLSAFLQEDEKGSIFRTTSV
- the LOC136196769 gene encoding mucin-21-like isoform X4, yielding MTALRCFILSLCTLCCSVYAIGSNGTTPTASVAARPSTIQPSSSVTTTEPSNKLNSTTAFTRSSSSKTTNASTTDSSTESSRTNETKISTTPTAFPSTKVTSSTTRIPTASAIIQSTSETTEGANGTSPNTNTTTQATRSPNATTTEATSMSTAANTSSSRTVPSPTTNSTMSVNATTDLANISTDGTAMLPTSSTVPVASSPVTNIPTTSHANVTTTNSTTTVSPALSTMNTNATTTPYPHTSTPSTAPVPRNVPTASNSSTDAVSATVNANATTGVFSNGSTTVPPTPSTTAVNVNATTDSNTSVPPSGIEMPMNVTPTTTTEATNGGSAEKPITDDAATSNVPAAPSITAPTEFDATGSGSTTNDDNNAETSTMPTNTPTPATSNEPRESASDNWWIYVVIAVVVVVLFIVILLTASYCLRRSRTKPGKRHRKDHPRFGIYSLKALEEIVEANEEMIIAPGFCEDKNRYQNLPKLASFGQAEEGQGEHCQEEEKETLIANEKNEQIGEGEKKDDGSNEQQKTENEELKAEGEQQSDEGKIKEEQKTENKEVKGEGGEQQDEGKNKEEEKTENEELKGGDQAEKPIDGIDETDNQDRSPPSEAKKTSLERNFSASPAVGDTETTLSAFLQEDEKGSIFRTTSV